The following proteins are encoded in a genomic region of Necator americanus strain Aroian chromosome II, whole genome shotgun sequence:
- a CDS encoding hypothetical protein (NECATOR_CHRII.G7754.T1), whose protein sequence is MTGAVLRLSRQVPHYPGMEYKFYYFPGRGLGEISRQLFALAGVKYEDIRVSKEHWPQYKPKMPFEQMPVLEVDGQQIPQSLAIARYLARKFGYAGKTPYEEAIVDAIADQYKDFYVQIKEYYYPALGLAEGDVEAAKKNILIPARDRFLGYMTNYLKKSSSGFLAGNDLTYADLIIAEHVFTMRSVFPEYTEGFPEIEAHYEKVTSVPALKHWMETRPKTQF, encoded by the exons atgactggagcagtgctacgtttatcccgtcaagtgccacactaccctgg AATGGAGTACAAGTTCTACTATTTCCCCGGACGTGGACTCGGAGAGATTTCTCGCCAG CTGTTCGCCTTGGCTGGTGTTAAATATGAAGACATTCGCGTTAGCAAAGAACATTGGCCACAGTATAAGCCAA AGATGCCATTCGAGCAAATGCCCGTCCTGGAAGTTGATGGACAACAGATCCCACAGTCGTTGGCTATTGCACGCTACTTGGCACGAAAATTCG GATATGCGGGAAAGACTCCCTACGAAGAAGCTATTGTAGACGCAATTGCGGATCAATACAAGGATTTCTATGttcaaataaaagaatacTACTATCCAGCCCTGGGACTTGCTGAAGGAGATGTG gaagctgcaaagaaaaacatcttGATCCCTGCACGTGATCGATTCCTTGGCTACATGACCAATTATCTCAAGAAGAGCAGCTCTG GTTTCCTCGCCGGCAACGATCTAACATATGCTGATTTGATCATCGCTGAGCACGTTTTTACTATGCGTAGCGTGTTCCCGGAGTACACTGAGGGTTTCCCAGAG ATCGAAGCACACTATGAGAAGGTCACCTCTGTACCGGCTCTCAAACACTGGATGGAAACTCGCCCAAAAACTCAGTTCTAG